CCGGAATTCAAAACGCAATCGCAGCGGAGCAGCCGTTCTGCTTGGGAACTATTGCTTGCATACACGGGTCTCCGTTCGAGAACAATCATAAAACCGGCGGATCTCATCTCAATCAACGTGCAACTTCGGGGGAGGGTACTGTAATGAACCGGGTGTTCGAAAACGAACCGATGCAACTGGATGACTGCGCAAAACGATGCAGGCGCTGCAAAGAAACCGCCTGCAAACAACCTGCTCACGTGGAAGTCCTGTATTGTCCCCGCTTTGCAACGATGGAAAGCAACTCTGACACTTGACCGGCTTCCGCTACTTCCATTTCTTTTTCGATTCAATTCTCGTTCGTGCAAAATGCTGCTCGGCGACCTGCATAACTCCTCAGCAAGTGCTTACCCATCTACCGCCCCAAAATCAGGCTAAAATCCAATGTCCGGTCAACCCCCCATGGGAACACAACGATCAGCGGAACGGGCATTATTGAAGTTCGTCAGTCATACTTTTGATAGGGAAAAACCCGTCATTCGATCCGATCAAGACCAGAAAGAATGCGGGCTTCCGCAACCCCCACAGAAACCCGCATCCTGGCAAATAAACGCTGGTGCACCCGGAGGGATTCGAACCCCCCCCAAGACGCGGTTTAGGAAACCACCGCTCTATCCACCTGAGCTACGGGTGCATGCGTATAACTTATTATATGGATTTCGAGAGGTGGAATCAACCCGCAGAGTTTGCCTCTACCGGGCGCTGTTCACTGTCCCTGTTTCTTATCCAGCTGCATCATGATATTCCACGTGCGGAGAAAATTTTTGCGCTGCTCGGGAGACGCTTTCTTATAAGCCAGCCAAAATTTGTGGCTATCCGGGTCTTGCTGAAACAGTTCCGCGATTTCGCGGGCTTCTTTCAGCAAACGGATTTTGTAATATTCCTTCTCTTCTTTCAATATGTCCGAGCGACCGAGCAGATAATCAAGCGACACATGGTAATAGTCGGCCAACCGAACCAGCGTGTCGAGATCCGGTTCGTTACGGCCGGACTCATAGTGGGCGTATCGAGCTCGAGAAATGCCAAGTGCATCAGCCACTTCCTGTTGTGTCTTCGTACCGCGCAACATGGACAGACGTTTCGCGAGCATACTCCCACCTCCATTCTCATCTCTATTATAGTTACAAATTGTATCTCTTGAAAACAAAAAAAACAAAAATTATCTTCACTTAGGTTGACGATACAAAATGTAACATGTATCCTAAAGATATCCAGATACCTTTTGTATCAGAGGGGTGGGGTAGTGTGAGAAGGGAACGGTTGGCAAAAGAACGGACATCCCGCAACCTGACACAGGAGCAGGTGGCCATGCAGCTTGGCATTTCGACCATTTACCTCAGAAAATTGGAGGGAGGACAATCGAAACCAGGGCGGGAGACGATGTTGAAGCTGGAGCGTTTCTATGGAGTGCCTGCACGAGAATTGTTTCCTGACATTTTTTCTGAAATTTCGAGCCCTTCATCTTCCCAAAGAAAGAGGTGAGACATGTGGAACACGACTTCGTTGCCCGCTTGATCCGCAACACTCGGCTGAGCGAGAATGATGCAGAACATCTCCTTTCCCTCTCGATCAACGACATCATCCAGTATTTGATCGGCGTAAAAGGCG
Above is a genomic segment from Effusibacillus pohliae DSM 22757 containing:
- a CDS encoding helix-turn-helix domain-containing protein gives rise to the protein MLAKRLSMLRGTKTQQEVADALGISRARYAHYESGRNEPDLDTLVRLADYYHVSLDYLLGRSDILKEEKEYYKIRLLKEAREIAELFQQDPDSHKFWLAYKKASPEQRKNFLRTWNIMMQLDKKQGQ
- a CDS encoding helix-turn-helix domain-containing protein: MAKERTSRNLTQEQVAMQLGISTIYLRKLEGGQSKPGRETMLKLERFYGVPARELFPDIFSEISSPSSSQRKR